The nucleotide sequence AGGCAGCATTGATATAAGAAATATTCCAATCACTTTGTTTAAAAGTGGAGCTCCAATCAAAGTTACCTTTACAAAATTTTTAAAAGATTCCATCATTTTTATTTTTTACTTTATAATAATTACATTCATTAATTATTACAAATTTCTCCTTTATTGTTTATTTACGTTGTTTCAAGAGAACGTATACTCTATTTTTTTATTTGAAATTCTATCTAATTCTTACAAAAATTCATAAATTTACAACATATTTCCAACTAAATTTAATTATTTTTTTGTAATCACTAATATTAAGGGCTGTGATTTTTCCAAAACAAACTCAGACTCATTAAAGCCGCCAAATATTTTTACATTGCTCATGCCTAACTGTTCAAAAAATTTCATAAAATCAAAATAATTGACATTTGTTAAAATTTCCTCATTTTCAAATTTATCATCCAAAATAGTTTTGAAAATCACATTATTATCAGAATTTTTGTAATAATAACGTTCAAATTTCACATTTTCATTTTCAATCAATGGTAAATTTCCCAAAAAATCAGATTCAGATTTTTGATTTTCAAAAAACTTATAAAAATTTATTAGCTGAATAATGAGTTTCCCATTATTTTCAAGCTGAGAATAAGCCTTTTGTAAAAATAAAAAAATCTCATCTTTACTATTTAAATGCGGTAATGTATTTCCAACATTTATTATTGTGTCAAATTTTTCAAATTCATCAATTCTCATCATATCCAAATTTTTTACATCAACATTTTTTTCTCTAGCCTGCTCAATCAATTTTTCATTTATATCAATGGAAATTACATCATATCCTTCATTTTTCAGAAATTTTGACAAATTGCCTGTTGCAGCTCCCACATCAAGCACTTTTTTTCCTGTAATATATTTTTGAAAAAAATTCTTCTGAACATCTGAAAGTGAAAAGATAAAATCGTATTTTTCTGCGATTGTATCATAAAATTTCTTCATATTTTCTTTATTTTCCATATTTTCTCCAAATTTTAAATTTTTTTGAATTTTATACTATTTCCTAGTTAAATAGTAAAAAACAGTTAAAACCATTTTTTACAAGATTTAGTGTAAATATATAAAATTTAATTTCCATTTTTTTAATAGAGGTTTAGTATTAATGATAAAGTCATAATTTTAAATTATTATATCATAAATTTTAGAAAATAAGAATTAAATTTGTAAAAAACAACAGAAAAAAGAAAACCGACTATTTCTAGCCGATTTTCAAAGTTAATTTTTAAGATTTCTGTTTAAAATCAATTATTTAGCAATTTTGCTTGCGAAGTATCCTAAAGTTCTGATTAATTGAGCTGTATAAGACATTTCGTTGTCATACCAAGATACTGTTTTAACTAATTGAGTATCTCCGTTTTGAACAATTTTAGTTTGTGTTGCATCAAATAATGATCCAAAGTGGATTCCAACTATGTCAGAAGATACTAATTGTTCTTCAGTGTATCCGAATGATTCAGTTGCTGCTGCTTTCATAGCTGCATTTACTTCTTCTACAGTTACTTTTTTCTCTAAGATAGATACTAATTCAGTTAATGAACCAGTTGGAACAGGTACTCTTTGAGCAGCTCCATCTAATTTTCCGTTTAATTCAGGTACTACTAATCCAATTGCTTTTGCAGCTCCTGTTGAGTTAGGAACGATATTTACAGCTGCAGCTCTTGCTCTTCTTAAGTCACCTTTTCTGTGAGGTGCATCCAAAGTATTTTGATCTCCAGTGTAAGCATGGATAGTTGTCATTGTACCAGTTACAACACCAAAGTTATCGTTTAATGCTTTAGCCATTGGTGCTAAACAGTTAGTTGTACAAGAAGCTCCTGAAATAACTGTTTCAGTTCCATCTAAGATTTCGTGGTTTACGTTGTAAACTACAGTTTTAACATCGCTTCCACCAGGTGCAGTAATAACTACTTTTTTAGCTCCTGCTTTAACGTGTAATTCTGCTTTATCTTTTGTAGCAAAGAATCCTGTAGCTTCTAATACTACGTCAACACCTAATTCTCCCCAAGGTAATTCTTCAGGATTAGCTTTTGAGAAAACTTTAATTTCTTTTCCGTTTACTACGAAAGCTCCTTCTTTAACTTCGATAGTTCCATTGAATCTTCCTTGAGATGAATCATATTTGAACAAATGTGCTAACATTTTAGCATCTGTTAAATCATTAATTGCCACTACTTCAAATTTGTCTGTTTGTTCAGCCATTAATCTTAATGCTAGTCTTCCGATTCTTCCAAATCCATTAATTGCTACTTTAATTGCCATTTCAATAATACCTCCTAAAAAATTTTAATATACATTAATATATTATTCCTTACAATTTGAGTATACCACATTTTTTTTGAATTTTCAACAGTCATAAATTAATAAAATTTTATATTGTGATTATTAAAAAATTATATAAGTTTTATATTTTCTAAACAAAAAAACTGCCGAAAAAATCAGCAGTTATATATCACACAATTTATTTTCAAAATGGCTGGGCTGAATGGATTCGAACCATTGCATGCTGGAGTCAAAGTCCAGTGCCTTACCGCTTGGCGACAGCCCAACAATATTTCCTAAGACAAGAATTATTATACAAAAAAATTTCTATTTTGTCAACACTTTATTTTACAATTTTCAAAATAATTTTAAAGGGTGTATTGTATAATTAAGTGTAATACCTAAAATATATTAAGGAAATATAGTAAAAATGTAAATAAGATACTGCCCTATAAATTATAATAAAACAGTATCTTTTACTTAAAAGATTTTTTAAATGTAACATAAAAATCTTTTTACCTTTAATCTATTTGATTTTATTCACTTAATAAAAAAAGTATGAATACAGTTTAATTATCTTAAATTTTAAAGCTACTTTATTTTTTATTTAATACCCTTCATTGTTTTTTCTAAACTATCTACTTCCCATTTTCCATTTACTTTTTTCAATGTTGCTGGTACATTTTCAATTATAACCTCTTCTTCTGTAATCTTTTTGGCTTCTGCTTCAAACATTTTTATTCTTTTTGTTATTGCGATACTGTAGTAATTTCGTTTTAATGGCTCATTTCCTTTATTTTTCATAACTTTTTCCAATTCGCTTACACTGCTGAATTTAGCTTTTTCCATAATCTGTCTTTCTGTTTCCTCATCTAGATCCAGCATATCTGGAACATCTTTCAAATTTTTAGACTTTATGTCATAAATTACTTCCACTTCATCATCAGAAACATAATCTATTTGTTTTACATCAAATCTTAGTGGTGTTTCCC is from Leptotrichia trevisanii DSM 22070 and encodes:
- a CDS encoding class I SAM-dependent methyltransferase, which codes for MENKENMKKFYDTIAEKYDFIFSLSDVQKNFFQKYITGKKVLDVGAATGNLSKFLKNEGYDVISIDINEKLIEQAREKNVDVKNLDMMRIDEFEKFDTIINVGNTLPHLNSKDEIFLFLQKAYSQLENNGKLIIQLINFYKFFENQKSESDFLGNLPLIENENVKFERYYYKNSDNNVIFKTILDDKFENEEILTNVNYFDFMKFFEQLGMSNVKIFGGFNESEFVLEKSQPLILVITKK
- the gap gene encoding type I glyceraldehyde-3-phosphate dehydrogenase; protein product: MAIKVAINGFGRIGRLALRLMAEQTDKFEVVAINDLTDAKMLAHLFKYDSSQGRFNGTIEVKEGAFVVNGKEIKVFSKANPEELPWGELGVDVVLEATGFFATKDKAELHVKAGAKKVVITAPGGSDVKTVVYNVNHEILDGTETVISGASCTTNCLAPMAKALNDNFGVVTGTMTTIHAYTGDQNTLDAPHRKGDLRRARAAAVNIVPNSTGAAKAIGLVVPELNGKLDGAAQRVPVPTGSLTELVSILEKKVTVEEVNAAMKAAATESFGYTEEQLVSSDIVGIHFGSLFDATQTKIVQNGDTQLVKTVSWYDNEMSYTAQLIRTLGYFASKIAK